From Coffea arabica cultivar ET-39 chromosome 2e, Coffea Arabica ET-39 HiFi, whole genome shotgun sequence, the proteins below share one genomic window:
- the LOC113732156 gene encoding hypothetical protein At1g04090 produces MGFIYFMFLALHVQFCCSRPQNQLDHASMGNSINAISPSVAYLSKKDNQPPPIETMFKLPSPLPAWPQGAGFANGTIDLGGLQVCQVSTFNKVWATHEGGPDNLGATFFEPSSIPDGFFTLGYYSQPNNSPLFGWVLAAKDASSGQGILSKPTDYTLLWSSESLNIKQDGVGYIWLPTPPDGYKAIGHVVTSSPDKPSVEKVRCVRSDYTDATDLDSWIWGSSNGINIYGSRPKVRGIQVLGVSTGTFILAQNSGAATSLACLKNLQGNFHAMPTLNQIRALLAEYSPVIYFHPDEEFFPSSVNWFFQNGALLYTRGQESNPVAITPTGSNLPQGGTNDGAYWIDLPRDNAAKDRVKQGKLQDASVYIHVKPMLGATFTDLAVWVFYPFNGAARAKVEFVTIKLGKIGEHVGDWEHVTLRISNFNGELKSVYFSEHSGGTWVSASGLEFQNGNKPVVYSSLHGHAAYPKTGDFLQGSNSNVGIRNDTGKGQFFMDAGANFSVVSADYLGSTIVEPPWLNYTREWGPKISYNINDEIKKVEKFLPGKLKRALDKAVSDLPSEVLGEEGPTGPISKDNWSGDERT; encoded by the exons ATGGGGTTTATCTACTTCATGTTCCTTGCACTCCATGTTCAATTCTGTTGCTCAAGACCTCAGAATCAGTTGGACCATGCAAGCATGGGAAATAGCATAAATGCAATTTCTCCTTCTGTGGCATATCTGTCCAAGAAAGACAACCAGCCACCTCCTATTGAAACCATGTTCAAGCTTCCTTCCCCATTACCCGCCTGGCCTCAAG GTGCGGGATTTGCTAATGGAACAATTGATTTGGGAGGATTACAGGTATGTCAAGTATCAACTTTTAATAAAGTTTGGGCTACTCATGAAGGTGGACCAGATAATCTTGGTGCAACCTTTTTTGAACCATCTTCAATCCCAGATGGATTCTTTACACTTGGTTACTATAGCCAACCAAACAATAGTCCCCTGTTTGGATGGGTTCTTGCTGCAAAAGATGCCTCGTCAGGTCAAGGAATTCTGAGCAAGCCCACTGATTATACACTTCTTTGGAGTAGTGAATCTTTGAATATCAAGCAAGATGGCGTGGGCTATATATGGCTGCCAACACCTCCTGATGGCTACAAGGCCATTGGTCATGTAGTCACAAGCTCCCCTGATAAGCCTTCAGTGGAAAAAGTTCGATGCGTCCGCTCTGATTACACTGATGCTACTGATCTAGATTCTTGGATTTGGGGTAGTTCTAATGGCATTAACATATATGGTTCAAGGCCAAAAGTTAGAGGGATTCAAGTTTTAGGGGTTTCCACAGGTACATTTATATTAGCACAAAACAGTGGGGCTGCAACATCACTGGCTTGTTTGAAGAATCTGCAAGGCAACTTTCATGCTATGCCTACTCTGAATCAGATTCGAGCATTACTTGCTGAATATTCTCCAGTGATTTACTTTCACCCTGATGAAGAGTTCTTTCCTTCTTCAGTAAATTGGTTTTTCCAAAATGGTGCATTACTGTACACAAGAGGGCAGGAATCCAATCCTGTTGCTATTACCCCAACAGGGTCAAATTTGCCCCAAGGTGGTACAAATGATGGTGCATATTGGATAGATTTACCTCGTGATAATGCTGCTAAAGATAGGGTCAAGCAAGGAAAGCTACAAGATGCAAGTGTATATATACATGTTAAACCTATGTTAGGTGCAACTTTTACTGACTTGGCTGTATGGGTTTTTTACCCTTTTAACGGTGCAGCTAGAGCAAAAGTTGAGTTTGTTACAATTAAGCTAGGAAAAATTGGGGAACATGTTGGAGACTGGGAGCATGTGACACTGAGGATTAGTAACTTCAATGGAGAATTAAAAAGTGTTTATTTTTCAGAACATAGTGGAGGGACATGGGTCAGTGCTTCAGGGCTTGAGTTCCAAAATGGTAACAAACCAGTGGTATATTCCTCATTGCATGGCCATGCTGCTTATCCAAAGACAGGAGATTTTTTGCAAGGGTCTAACTCAAATGTTGGAATAAGAAATGATACTGGCAAAGGGCAGTTTTTTATGGATGCTGGGGCAAATTTCTCAGTGGTTTCTGCTGATTATTTAGGGTCAACAATTGTTGAACCACCATGGTTGAATTATACCAGAGAATGGGGTCCAAAAATCAGCTATAATATCAATGATGAGATCAAGAAGGTTGAGAAATTTTTGCCTGGGAAATTAAAAAGAGCTTTAGACAAAGCAGTAAGTGACCTTCCTAGTGAAGTGTTGGGTGAGGAAGGCCCCACTGGTCCCATATCCAAGGATAATTGGAGTGGAGATGAAAGGACTTAG
- the LOC113732157 gene encoding beta-hexosaminidase 2-like, which translates to MGNGTKIPLSFLLILALVFPSAPQITAASYPINVWPKPTTFSWRQPQLTLLSPNFSIQFPANPYLKPAVSRYFNQIFSEHYSPLVVPHLNVTTSAPLACLSIGVTDLSAQLAHGVNESYALTVPSPSESTTATLTAETVWGAMRGLETFSQLIFGNPPRVASGLYISDQPLYTYRGVMLDTSRNYFTVGDLKRLIKTMSMNKLNVFHWHITDSHSFPLVLPSESVLAEKGAYGEKMKYTPEDVKALVEFGMQYGVRVVPEIDMPAHTGSWAEAYPEIVTCANMFWSPAGSNPLAAEPGTGQLNPLNPNTYEIAKNVIDDAINIFPDSFYHGGADEVNANCWKTDKDIQAFLAKNGTLSLLLELFVNSTLPYILSKNRTVVYWEDVLLSSDINVSASLLPKENIILQTWNNGPNNTKRLVEAGYRVIVSSADYYYLDCGHGDFTGNNSLYNQPPGTDLGNGGSWCGPFKTWQSIYNYDITYGLNEEEAKLVLGGEVALWTEQADSTVMDPRFWPRTSAMAETLWSGNRDETGMKRYAEATDRLNEWRNRMVARGIAAEPIQPLWCIRNPGMCNTVQ; encoded by the exons ATGGGGAATGGAACTAAAATTCCACTCTCATTTCTCTTGATTCTTGCTCTAGTTTTCCCCTCAGCACCACAGATCACTGCAGCTAGTTACCCAATTAACGTCTGGCCTAAACCCACAACTTTCTCCTGGCGACAACCTCAACTAACCTTACTTTCTCCGAACTTCAGCATCCAATTCCCCGCAAATCCCTATCTCAAGCCGGCTGTCAGTCGTTATtttaaccaaatcttcagtGAACACTACAGTCCATTGGTGGTTCCACATCTCAATGTGACGACATCAGCCCCTCTTGCATGCCTCAGCATCGGAGTCACTGACCTCTCCGCGCAGTTAGCTCACGGCGTCAACGAATCCTACGCACTTACAGTTCCCTCTCCTTCTGAATCCACAACAGCCACCTTAACTGCCGAAACCGTATGGGGAGCGATGCGCGGGCTGGAAACATTTTCTCAGCTGATTTTTGGGAACCCACCCAGAGTGGCTTCTGGGCTGTACATCTCCGACCAACCATTGTATACTTATAGAGGGGTGATGTTGGATACTTCGAGGAATTACTTTACTGTTGGGGATTTGAAGAGGTTGATCAAGACAATGAGCATGAATAAGCTGAACGTCTTTCATTGGCATATAACGGATTCGCATTCGTTTCCCTTGGTTTTGCCGTCCGAGTCGGTGCTGGCTGAGAAAGGAGCCTATGGAGAGAAAATGAAGTACACACCAGAGGACGTGAAGGCCCTGGTGGAGTTCGGAATGCAATATGGAGTTCGAGTTGTGCCTGAGATTGACATGCCTG CACATACTGGATCATGGGCAGAAGCATACCCTGAGATTGTAACATGCGCAAACATGTTTTGGTCGCCAGCTGGATCTAATCCGTTAGCTGCTGAACCAGGAACCGGTCAACTGAATCCCTTAAACCCCAACACCTATGAAATAGCAAAAAATGTCATAGATGATGCGATAAATATATTTCCAGATTCATTCTATCATGGAGGAGCTGATGAGGTCAATGCTAACTGTTGGAAAACAGACAAAGACATTCAAGCTTTCCTTGCTAAGAATGGGACACTCAGCCTGCTTCTTGAATTGTTTGTTAATTCTACCTTGCCTTACATCTTATCCAAGAACCGTACTGTGGTTTATTGGGAGGATGTTTTGTTGAGCTCCGACATCAATGTTTCTGCTTCATTGCTTCCAAAAGAGAATATCATTTTACAGACATGGAACAACGGACCAAACAACACTAAAAGGCTTGTTGAAGCTGGTTATCGGGTAATTGTTTCATCTGCAGACTATTACTACTTGGATTGTGGGCATGGCGATTTTACGGGAAACAACAGTCTATATAACCAACCACCAGGTACTGATCTTGGTAATGGAGGTTCATGGTGCGGGCCATTCAAAACATGGCAGTCTATCTACAACTATGATATAACATATGGCCTGAACGAAGAGGAGGCCAAGTTGGTATTAGGAGGAGAGGTAGCACTGTGGACTGAACAAGCAGATTCGACAGTTATGGACCCTCGGTTCTGGCCTAGAACTTCAGCAATGGCTGAAACATTGTGGTCTGGAAACCGCGATGAAACAGGAATGAAGAGGTATGCAGAAGCTACCGATAGGTTGAATGAATGGAGGAACAGAATGGTGGCCAGAGGAATAGCTGCTGAACCAATTCAGCCTCTTTGGTGCATCAGAAACCCGGGGATGTGCAACACAGTTCAGTGA